One window from the genome of Nicotiana sylvestris chromosome 9, ASM39365v2, whole genome shotgun sequence encodes:
- the LOC104233620 gene encoding uncharacterized protein, translated as MVQRKVPNKLDIKADHIKANKQMMNLKPSLPTSPKHDIKNRGADLKTKMMKKSGKTKLSKYEIRHSPKFRRHVPQPGKPPPLVHSTTNSSTPKKSTPNYMKSTSSSVARKEQSQVSSRSPQTYSQSSSRKNSNNSKLSSGSSVNKPTRSLARTSSLKLVRTTLTKTPSFKPVRASTKKSCSPAVVLCENFHVERATCSSTLKEAKFPSYLELSPGATESDGTSVFKVCPYTYCSLNGHHHPPLPPLKCFLSAKRRALKTQRNFKLGCLSPRRANPHGLGLNANVPKSIVNPTEVAPLTNEDDDRDFFIEIYNKEREEMADTISKNTNSADDLVTSNEGSEVAADDTEGNLDQKREDISAEINILGFSLAENLNEGATEEADCESLSMHSELDIEEPEASDMDWDVEKYYANSKGETGSISNDIKPITLVDDSVGSGEFMEKSSILEETLDNGSIISGISYDYDDSQSACSHTEFDIDECVEASVDTSNNSLDATFFLEQEIAEKPEDERGPCLADGEAATMDNQVAVTFCLEDEISASCEDDTTLQDDDATTLMGYQELDVCNFNEVQDETCKDNQKSSDENIAVKMEDAKTKIDCCEQGNENDHGSNDKQLVVDADLKRTESASGVKADSTTEACEEKLNQIKDAPRFKDKKTHKYDSSVELSESYTNLRGIARRIDIEEPGESKEFNPRAPNFLPVEPDPEAEKVDLKHQMMDDRKNAEDWMVDFALRRAVDKLAPDRKRKVALLVEAFETVTPTSKWEPHLRRSAAGFAHSRPIQACR; from the coding sequence ATGGTGCAAAGAAAGGTTCCAAACAAGCTTGATATCAAAGCTGATCATATTAAAGCCAACAAACAAATGATGAACCTCAAACCATCTTTACCAACATCACCAAAACATGATATCAAGAACAGAGGAGCTGACCTCAAGACAAAGATGATGAAGAAATCAGGCAAAACCAAGCTCTCAAAATATGAAATCCGTCACTCACCCAAATTCAGAAGGCATGTTCCTCAGCCAGGAAAGCCACCACCTCTTGTCCATAGCACTACTAATTCATCAACACCAAAGAAGTCAACTCCAAATTATATGAAGTCCACCAGCAGTTCTGTTGCAAGGAAAGAGCAGTCTCAGGTTAGTTCAAGGAGCCCTCAaacttattctcaaagttctagCAGAAAGAATTCAAATAACTCAAAGTTAAGCTCAGGTTCTTCTGTTAATAAACCAACAAGAAGTTTAGCTAGAACTTCTAGTTTGAAACTAGTGAGGACCACCCTGACAAAAACTCCCAGTTTTAAACCAGTAAGAGCTTCAACCAAGAAATCATGTTCCCCAGCTGTTGTTCTGTGTGAAAACTTCCACGTTGAAAGAGCAACATGTTCGTCAACTTTGAAAGAAGCTAAGTTTCCTTCATACCTTGAACTTAGTCCCGGAGCAACAGAATCAGATGGAACTTCTGTTTTTAAGGTCTGCCCCTACACATATTGCTCTCTTAATGGCCATCATCACCCTCCTTTGCCTCCATTAAAGTGTTTCTTGTCAGCTAAAAGGCGTGCATTAAAGACTCAGAGGAACTTCAAGTTGGGATGCCTATCTCCCCGTCGAGCTAATCCCCATGGATTAGGCTTGAATGCTAATGTACCAAAATCAATAGTGAATCCTACAGAGGTAGCTCCTCTGACAAATGAAGACGACGACAGAGATTTTTTTATCGAAATTTATAACAAAGAAAGGGAAGAGATGGCTGATACCATTAGTAAAAACACAAACTCGGCAGATGATCTAGTAACTTCGAATGAAGGCAGTGAAGTGGCAGCAGATGATACAGAGGGCAATCTTGATCAAAAGAGAGAAGATATTTCAGCAGAAATTAACATCCTTGGCTTCTCTCTTGCAGAGAATCTAAATGAAGGTGCTACTGAAGAGGCAGATTGTGAATCCTTGAGTATGCATAGTGAATTAGATATAGAAGAGCCTGAAGCTTCCGATATGGACTGGGATGTAGAGAAGTACTATGCAAACAGCAAAGGCGAAACAGGTTCAATCTCAAATGATATAAAGCCCATCACACTGGTTGATGATTCAGTTGGCAGCGGCGAGTTTATGGAAAAATCATCTATTCTGGAAGAGACCTTGGATAACGGAAGTATCATCTCTGGAATAAGTTATGATTATGATGACTCACAATCTGCCTGTTCGCACACAGAATTTGACATAGATGAGTGTGTTGAAGCGTCTGTGGACACCTCAAATAACTCTCTGGATGCCACTTTCTTTCTGGAACAGGAAATAGCTGAGAAGCCAGAAGATGAGCGCGGTCCCTGTCTAGCAGATGGCGAGGCAGCAACAATGGATAATCAGGTTGCTGTTACCTTCTGTCTAGAAGATGAAATTTCAGCTTCTTGCGAGGACGATACAACTCTTCAAGATGATGATGCAACTACACTTATGGGGTATCAAGAGCTAGATGTTTGCAATTTCAATGAAGTACAAGATGAAACATGCAAGGACAATCAAAAAAGTTCTGATGAAAACATTGCTGTCAAGATGGAAGACGCGAAAACAAAAATAGATTGCTGTGAACAAGGAAATGAAAATGATCATGGCAGTAATGATAAACAATTGGTAGTGGATGCAGATCTCAAGAGAACTGAAAGCGCTTCTGGTGTCAAAGCAGATTCAACAACTGAGGCATGTGAGGAAAAGCTGAACCAAATCAAAGATGCACCAAGATTTAAAGATAAGAAGACACATAAATATGATTCGAGTGTAGAACTGTCTGAGAGCTACACAAACCTGAGAGGCATAGCCAGGCGCATTGACATTGAGGAGCCAGGGGAATCAAAAGAATTCAATCCACGAGCCCCAAATTTCCTGCCAGTGGAGCCAGATCCAGAAGCAGAGAAAGTTGATCTCAAGCATCAGATGATGGATGACAGGAAAAATGCAGAGGACTGGATGGTTGATTTTGCACTCCGACGAGCAGTGGACAAACTTGCACCAGATCGCAAGAGAAAGGTAGCATTGCTCGTGGAAGCTTTTGAAACAGTCACGCCAACATCTAAATGGGAACCTCACCTCAGGCGCAGCGCAGCAGGATTTGCACATTCTAGACCAATTCAAGCTTGTCGCTGA
- the LOC104233619 gene encoding uncharacterized protein: protein MALVHNSQVFSSFPAIKSGPYPKIMKSRTLKISASEDKPQNQKAETDPVKLAFLKAKAYKKETKLANDSDDKVVSSADKLALDTNTLQERSNKGNGESDINALPKKSVSKKEKLMISSSDFVGLGFSDKKQSRGLPAGLVPIVDSFPEGNLPDVEILVGDTSKFVDTETSKSNRIREYDTNTYKPKISTWGVFPRPNDISKAFGGGRTLRPGEALESAEEKAAKEARTRELLAAYKKRVGLSIDPNIKLECEKALKDGDSFMDLGKLREALPFYEKVMNELPFQTELHGLAALQWSICQDSLRRSNEARSMYEKLQSHPNGQVSKKARQFMFSFQAMEMMKVTGSTFSSMNLGYQNYFNAFIRDKVNYSLKEDEPEEGAIRQAIPYIIFLLFPIFIVLLIALRKGV, encoded by the exons ATGGCCTTAGTCCACAATTCCCAAGTTTTCTCTTCTTTTCCAGCAATCAAGTCTGGCCCATATCCCAAAATCATGAAATCGAGGACTCTCAAAATCTCAGCTTCAGAAGATAAGCCTCAGAACCAGAAGGCTGAAACTGATCCTGTGAAGCTTGCATTTTTAAAAGCTAAGGCTTACAAGAAAGAAACTAAATTAGCTAATGATAGTGATGATAAAGTGGTGTCTTCAGCTGATAAACTTGCATTGGACACTAACACTCTACAAGAAA GATCAAATAAAGGGAATGGGGAAAGTGACATAAATGCCTTACCCAAAAAAAGTGTTAGTAAGAAGGAAAAGTTGATGATCTCAAGTAGTGATTTCGTGGGGCTTGGTTTTTCTGATAAAAAGCAAAGCAGGGGACTGCCTGCTGGATTGGTTCCAATAGTAGACTCATTCCCTGAAGGAAACTTGCCTGATGTAGAGATACTTGTTGGGGATACAAGCAAGTTTGTGGATACCGAGACATCAAAGTCAAACCGCATCCGAGAATATGACACGAATACCTATAAGCCGAAGATTTCCACGTGGGGAGTTTTCCCCAGACCAAACGACATCTCAAAAGCT TTCGGCGGTGGAAGAACTTTACGTCCAGGAGAGGCTCTGGAATCAGCAGAAGAGAAAGCAGCTAAAGAAGCACGTACAAGGGAGCTACTTGCTGCCTACAAGAAAAGAGTAGGCCTAAGCATTGATCCAAACATAAAACTTGAATGTGAGAAG GCACTGAAGGATGGAGACTCTTTCATGGACCTTGGCAAGCTCAGGGAAGCACTACCATTCTATGAGAAAGTTATGAATGAGTTGCCATTTCAG ACTGAACTTCATGGATTAGCTGCACTGCAGTGGTCTATTTGTCAAGACTCGCTTCGTAG GTCAAATGAAGCTCGTTCAATGTACGAGAAGCTTCAGTCTCATCCTAATGGTCAAGTGAGCAAGAAAGCAAGGCAATTCATGTTCAGCTTTCAG GCTATGGAAATGATGAAGGTAACTGGCTCAACATTCTCTTCAATGAATCTTGGCTATCAGAATTATTTCAACGCCTTTATTAGGGATAAAGTAAACTATTCCTTAAAAGAGGATGAACCTGAAGAAGGTGCAATTCGACAGGCAATCCCGTACATTATATTTCTTCTTTTCCCTATTTTTATTGTGTTACTAATTGCTCTACGAAAGGGTGTATAA
- the LOC104233621 gene encoding protein YAE1-like, whose protein sequence is MESSIKNELYPDTFHMSNLQSSLRSTSDTGNNDSHDSDWDDVWNDDGDLCHASTDKLDKTSEMDREWQRRHDQFHTIGYRDGLMEGKETSAQEGFNIGFRDSVYVGYNWGLVRGITSAFASLPDDLKERMVDTKEIQNKFQHLHESVQSLSTTEVLKVFHDYLSKKSEESGKDDKSSSCLADANDLSPDDHLLDHYQKELQSLIDESGLKLHLDAKQ, encoded by the exons ATGGAAAGCAGTATAAAGAATGAACTCTACCCTGACACCTTCCATATGTCAAATCTTCAATCAAGTCTTAGGTCGACTAGCGATACCGGAAACAATGATTCACATG ACAGCGATTGGGACGACGTGTGGAATGATGATGGAGATTTGTGTCATGCTTCTACTGATAAATTGGATAAAACATCTGAAATGGACAGGGAATGGCAGAGGCGGCATGACCAATTTCATACT ATTGGATACCGTGATGGTCTTATGGAAGGGAAAGAAACTTCAGCACAAGAGGGATTTAACATCGGTTTTAGGGACTCTGTATATGTTGGATACAACTGGGGTCTTGTCAGAGGTATCACTAG TGCTTTTGCCTCTCTTCCTGATGACTTGAAAGAAAGAATGGTTGATACTAAGGAAATCCAGAACAAGTTCCAACATTTACACGAGTCTGTGCAATCTCTTTCAACAACGGAAGTGCTTAAGGTGTTCCATGATTATCTGTCAAAGAAATCGGAAGAGAGTGGTAAAGATGATAAATCCAGCTCCTGCTTGGCCGATGCCAATGACCTCAGCCCCGATGACCATCTTCTGGACCATTACCAGAAAGAGCTACAATCACTTATTGATGAATCAGGGCTCAAATTGCACTTAGACGCAAAGCAATAG